In a single window of the Desulfovibrio mangrovi genome:
- a CDS encoding substrate-binding domain-containing protein, translating into MKKLITLLFFLVLALPAVASAEKPVLMMSTTTSTDNTGLLDVLKPAFEAETGIELRWTAVGTGKALAMGQNCDVDVLLVHAPASEKKFVEEGFGVDRTQLMYNDFVIVGPAADPAKVKGMSVGDALKKIAHTATPFCSRGDNSGTHKKELSLWKSSGMAVPEKDAWYIQTGQGMLPTINVANEKNAYTMTDRGTFIKYEASHNGNPPMVILVEGDGVLFNQYSAMAVNPKNCPNAKFDLAKKYIDWMASPATQKRIGEFSLMGKQLFTPNAGK; encoded by the coding sequence ATGAAGAAGCTTATTACTCTGTTGTTCTTTCTGGTGCTGGCCCTGCCTGCTGTTGCATCGGCTGAGAAGCCGGTTCTGATGATGTCCACCACGACCAGCACCGACAACACGGGCCTGCTGGACGTCCTGAAGCCTGCGTTTGAAGCCGAGACGGGCATAGAACTCCGCTGGACTGCTGTTGGTACCGGCAAGGCGCTTGCCATGGGGCAGAACTGTGACGTTGACGTGCTTCTCGTGCACGCACCCGCTTCCGAAAAGAAGTTTGTGGAAGAAGGTTTTGGTGTGGACCGCACCCAGCTCATGTACAACGACTTCGTGATCGTCGGTCCTGCTGCTGACCCCGCCAAGGTCAAGGGTATGTCCGTGGGCGACGCCCTGAAGAAGATTGCGCACACCGCTACGCCCTTCTGCTCCCGTGGTGACAACTCCGGGACCCACAAGAAGGAACTGTCTTTGTGGAAGTCTTCCGGCATGGCAGTGCCCGAGAAGGATGCATGGTACATCCAGACCGGTCAGGGCATGCTGCCCACCATTAACGTAGCGAATGAAAAGAACGCCTACACCATGACCGACCGCGGTACCTTCATCAAGTATGAGGCTTCCCACAACGGCAATCCGCCCATGGTCATTCTGGTCGAGGGCGACGGTGTTCTCTTCAACCAGTACAGCGCCATGGCCGTTAATCCCAAGAACTGCCCCAATGCCAAGTTTGATCTTGCCAAGAAGTACATTGACTGGATGGCTTCCCCTGCCACCCAGAAGCGTATTGGCGAGTTCTCCCTCATGGGTAAGCAGCTGTTCACCCCCAACGCGGGCAAGTAG